A stretch of the Amycolatopsis sp. BJA-103 genome encodes the following:
- the rpsR gene encoding 30S ribosomal protein S18 → MVKPNRDRPVKRKTNLLHANKITEVDWKDADLLRKFISDRGKIRARRVTGLTPQQQKQVATAIKNAREMALLPYPNAGR, encoded by the coding sequence CTGGTGAAGCCGAACCGGGACCGCCCCGTCAAGCGTAAGACGAACCTGTTGCACGCCAACAAGATCACCGAGGTCGACTGGAAGGACGCCGACCTGCTGCGGAAGTTCATCTCCGACCGCGGCAAGATCCGCGCCCGCCGGGTCACCGGGCTGACGCCCCAGCAGCAGAAGCAGGTCGCCACGGCGATCAAGAACGCCCGTGAGATGGCGTTGCTGCCCTACCCCAACGCGGGCCGCTGA
- a CDS encoding crotonase/enoyl-CoA hydratase family protein produces MTATADSLPDLVSLKVEIDGHVAEVTLLGPSKGNAMGPDFWRELPIVFRALDADPQVRAVVLTGSGKHFSYGLDLPAMMPSWGEMLGGDALAGPRTKFLDEVKTLQASVSSIAECRKPVIAAISGWCIGGGVDVIAAADIRLASADAKFSVREVKVAIVADLGSLQRLAPIIGEGHLRELALTGKDIDAARAEKIGLVNDVHADQDALLAEARKLAGEIATNPPLVVQGTKNVLSANTERQVADGLRYVSAWNAAFLPSKDLGEAVQAFLERRAPEFKGE; encoded by the coding sequence ATGACCGCTACAGCTGACAGTCTTCCCGATCTCGTTTCGCTCAAGGTGGAGATCGACGGGCACGTCGCCGAAGTGACGCTGCTCGGTCCGTCCAAGGGCAACGCGATGGGCCCCGATTTCTGGCGTGAGCTGCCGATCGTCTTCCGCGCCCTCGACGCGGACCCGCAGGTCAGGGCGGTCGTGCTGACCGGCAGCGGCAAGCATTTCTCCTACGGGCTCGATCTGCCCGCGATGATGCCGAGCTGGGGCGAAATGCTCGGCGGCGACGCGCTCGCGGGCCCCCGGACGAAGTTCCTCGACGAGGTCAAGACCCTCCAGGCGAGCGTGTCGTCGATCGCCGAATGCCGCAAACCGGTCATCGCGGCTATTTCCGGCTGGTGCATCGGCGGCGGCGTCGACGTCATCGCGGCCGCCGACATCCGCCTGGCGAGCGCGGACGCCAAGTTCAGCGTGCGCGAGGTCAAGGTCGCGATCGTGGCCGACCTCGGCAGCCTGCAGCGGCTCGCGCCGATCATCGGCGAAGGACACCTGCGCGAACTGGCGTTGACCGGCAAGGACATCGACGCGGCCCGCGCGGAGAAGATCGGCCTGGTCAACGACGTCCACGCGGATCAGGACGCGCTGCTGGCCGAGGCACGCAAGCTGGCGGGGGAGATCGCCACGAACCCGCCGCTGGTCGTGCAGGGCACCAAGAACGTCCTCTCGGCCAACACCGAACGCCAGGTCGCCGACGGCCTGCGCTACGTCTCGGCCTGGAACGCGGCGTTCCTGCCCAGCAAGGACCTCGGCGAGGCCGTGCAGGCCTTCCTCGAGCGCCGCGCGCCCGAGTTCAAGGGAGAGTAG
- a CDS encoding GTP-binding protein has protein sequence MTTPVTVLSGFLGAGKTTVLNHVLANREGLRVAVIVNDMSEVNIDAALVRDGNSLSRTEERLVEMTNGCICCTLRDDLLEEVSRLCADGRFDYLLIESSGISEPMPVAATFSFLDSARLDTMVTVVDAVNFERELAAGDALTERGLDQYEDDGRTVSDLLMDQIEFADVLLLNKADLVPAVSLERLTAVLRRLNPAAEVIVSTHGRVPLGRVLGTGSYDVERAQEAPGWVAELNGDHVPETEEYGISSVVFRAGRAFDPERLWDFLGRLDSGEFGTVLRSKGFFSLASRPGVTGLWSQAGSVARFEPQGVEEVPRQELVFIGVGLEKDALLDSLRGCLSDVDALAGADPFPEWEAVHVH, from the coding sequence GTGACGACGCCGGTCACGGTGCTTTCCGGGTTCCTCGGCGCGGGCAAGACGACCGTGCTCAACCACGTCCTCGCCAACCGTGAAGGACTGCGGGTGGCGGTGATCGTCAACGACATGAGCGAGGTCAACATCGACGCCGCGCTGGTGCGGGACGGGAACAGCCTGTCCCGCACCGAGGAGCGGCTCGTCGAGATGACGAACGGGTGCATCTGCTGCACCCTGCGCGACGACCTGCTGGAAGAGGTGTCGCGGCTCTGCGCGGACGGCCGGTTCGACTACCTGCTCATCGAATCGAGCGGGATCTCCGAGCCGATGCCCGTGGCGGCGACGTTCTCCTTCCTGGATTCCGCGCGGCTGGACACGATGGTGACCGTGGTCGACGCGGTGAACTTCGAGCGGGAACTTGCGGCCGGGGACGCGCTGACCGAACGCGGGCTGGACCAGTACGAGGACGACGGGCGGACGGTCAGCGACCTGCTGATGGACCAGATCGAGTTCGCGGACGTCCTCTTGCTGAACAAGGCGGATCTCGTACCGGCCGTCTCCCTCGAACGGCTGACGGCGGTGCTGCGGCGACTCAACCCGGCGGCCGAAGTCATCGTCTCGACACACGGCCGGGTCCCTCTCGGCAGGGTGCTCGGCACCGGGAGTTACGACGTCGAGCGGGCGCAGGAAGCACCCGGCTGGGTGGCGGAGCTCAACGGCGATCACGTTCCGGAGACCGAGGAGTACGGGATCTCCAGCGTGGTCTTCCGCGCCGGACGGGCGTTCGATCCGGAACGGCTGTGGGACTTCCTCGGCAGGCTCGACTCCGGGGAGTTCGGGACCGTCCTGCGGTCGAAAGGGTTCTTCTCGCTGGCGTCGCGGCCCGGGGTGACCGGGCTGTGGTCGCAGGCCGGTTCGGTCGCCCGATTCGAGCCGCAGGGTGTCGAGGAGGTGCCGCGGCAGGAACTCGTGTTCATCGGGGTGGGACTGGAGAAGGACGCTCTGCTGGACTCGCTTCGGGGTTGTTTGTCCGATGTGGACGCTTTGGCGGGTGCGGATCCGTTTCCGGAGTGGGAAGCGGTGCACGTTCACTGA
- a CDS encoding GNAT family N-acetyltransferase — protein MTVEPAPTRDTGAEEMRTGRLVLRRPAPEDLDAIFALHTDPEACAHNPSDLLETRKEAELLLLRWSHRWDRYGFGYWTILRQDSPEPLGFCGVKIVGYRRRAVLNLFYRLFPSAWGAGYASEAAAAAVDWARTHRPDDLVIARVRPENIASQRVALRAGLVRAEEFDIPGDDGADWFYTSDG, from the coding sequence ATGACCGTTGAACCGGCGCCGACCCGGGACACGGGCGCGGAGGAGATGCGGACCGGACGGCTGGTCCTGCGCCGTCCCGCGCCGGAAGACCTCGACGCGATCTTCGCCCTCCACACCGATCCGGAGGCCTGCGCGCACAACCCCTCGGACCTGCTGGAGACGCGCAAGGAGGCGGAACTGCTGCTGCTCCGCTGGTCGCACCGGTGGGACCGGTACGGGTTCGGGTACTGGACGATCCTGCGGCAGGACTCACCGGAACCGCTGGGGTTCTGCGGGGTGAAGATCGTCGGTTACCGGCGACGGGCCGTTCTGAACCTCTTCTACCGGCTCTTCCCGTCCGCCTGGGGTGCCGGGTACGCCAGCGAGGCCGCCGCCGCGGCGGTGGACTGGGCGCGCACCCACCGGCCGGACGACCTCGTGATCGCCCGCGTCCGGCCGGAGAACATCGCGTCGCAGCGGGTGGCCCTGCGGGCAGGCCTCGTCCGGGCGGAGGAATTCGACATCCCCGGCGACGACGGGGCCGACTGGTTCTACACCTCGGACGGCTGA
- the rpmB gene encoding 50S ribosomal protein L28 has translation MSAVCQVTGRKPGYGKQVSHSHRRTSRRWEPNLQAKRYFVPSEGRWVRLRVSVKGMKTIDKRGIEAVVAELRAKGVKL, from the coding sequence ATGTCCGCCGTGTGCCAGGTCACCGGCCGCAAACCGGGCTACGGGAAGCAGGTGTCGCATTCGCATCGGCGCACGTCCCGGCGCTGGGAGCCGAACCTGCAGGCCAAGCGGTACTTCGTGCCGAGCGAAGGGCGCTGGGTCCGGCTGCGGGTTTCGGTGAAGGGCATGAAGACCATCGACAAGCGGGGGATCGAGGCCGTCGTGGCCGAGCTCCGTGCGAAAGGGGTGAAGCTCTGA
- a CDS encoding alpha/beta fold hydrolase, whose product MSPASSAAAVADLPALIPGRRERERSSRPIELSGSFTHEGHRLAYTEFGSGDRVVVLSHGIMLTRRMHAPLARKLARAGFRAVTLDLLGHGDSDRPTDSWLYSMPAFAEQTIALLDHLDIDAAVIGGTSLGANVALEVGVAAPERALGLIVEMPVLDNAIVSGLITFAPLLMAARFLPVTVQGVALAARLVPHGNQWIDVVTDTLSQQPAPMAALLHGVLFGRIAPPKSIRRKIATPALVIGHERDPIHPFGDADTLAADMPEAEFVQARSPVELRFDPSRLTEAITDFSARCHDR is encoded by the coding sequence ATGAGCCCGGCCAGCAGCGCCGCCGCGGTCGCCGACCTGCCCGCACTGATCCCCGGACGGCGGGAGCGGGAACGGTCCTCGCGGCCGATCGAACTCTCGGGATCCTTCACCCACGAAGGGCATCGGCTCGCGTACACCGAGTTCGGCTCCGGCGACCGGGTGGTCGTCCTCAGCCACGGGATCATGCTGACCAGGCGGATGCACGCCCCGCTCGCGCGCAAGCTGGCGCGTGCCGGTTTCCGGGCCGTGACGCTCGACCTGCTCGGCCACGGTGACTCGGACCGGCCCACCGACTCGTGGCTGTACTCCATGCCCGCGTTCGCCGAGCAGACCATCGCGCTGCTCGACCACCTGGACATCGACGCCGCCGTCATCGGCGGGACGTCGCTGGGCGCGAACGTCGCGCTCGAAGTCGGTGTCGCCGCTCCCGAACGCGCGCTCGGGCTGATCGTCGAGATGCCCGTGCTGGACAACGCGATCGTCTCCGGGCTGATCACGTTCGCGCCGCTGCTCATGGCCGCCCGGTTCCTGCCGGTGACCGTGCAGGGCGTGGCGCTGGCGGCGCGGCTCGTCCCGCACGGCAACCAATGGATCGACGTGGTCACCGACACGCTGTCCCAGCAGCCCGCGCCGATGGCCGCGCTCCTGCACGGCGTGCTCTTCGGCCGGATCGCGCCGCCCAAGTCGATCCGGCGGAAGATCGCGACGCCGGCCCTGGTCATCGGGCACGAACGCGACCCGATCCACCCCTTCGGCGACGCCGACACGCTGGCCGCGGACATGCCGGAGGCCGAGTTCGTCCAGGCCCGCAGCCCGGTCGAACTGCGTTTCGACCCGAGCCGCCTGACCGAGGCCATCACCGACTTCTCGGCGCGCTGTCATGACCGTTGA
- a CDS encoding ankyrin repeat domain-containing protein, which translates to MTENPGQAEEFDPELLELWAKVFGFARSGATAELTAYVDAGISANLTNDRGDTLVMLAAYHGHAETVAALIERGADPNRENDKGQSPLAGAVFKNVPEVVKALLEGGADPRAGEPSAIDAARMFGNTELLALLES; encoded by the coding sequence ATGACGGAGAACCCCGGACAGGCCGAGGAATTCGATCCCGAACTGCTGGAGCTGTGGGCGAAGGTGTTCGGCTTCGCCCGTTCCGGCGCGACGGCCGAGCTCACCGCGTACGTCGACGCGGGCATCTCGGCGAACCTGACCAACGACCGGGGCGACACGCTGGTCATGCTCGCCGCGTACCACGGGCACGCCGAGACCGTCGCCGCGCTGATCGAGCGCGGCGCCGATCCGAACCGTGAGAACGACAAGGGGCAGAGCCCGCTCGCCGGCGCGGTGTTCAAGAACGTGCCCGAGGTCGTGAAGGCTCTTCTCGAGGGCGGTGCGGACCCGAGGGCGGGGGAGCCGTCGGCGATCGACGCGGCCAGGATGTTCGGCAACACCGAACTGCTGGCGCTGCTCGAGAGCTGA
- a CDS encoding nuclear transport factor 2 family protein — translation MTTDSLRIVQNAWKTFGTYDPERIAGVFTEDAEWLAPPGNATAVALAGSGHLVGRQAIVRFLAEDFRKVFVSDVAIEFHGFHPAGDTVVVEETMTATLADGGRYHNDYCFVFVLRQDRIHRVREYMDTARGHRQLGGTKPPAE, via the coding sequence ATGACAACGGACAGCCTGCGGATCGTCCAGAACGCCTGGAAGACTTTCGGTACCTACGATCCGGAACGTATCGCCGGAGTGTTCACCGAGGACGCCGAGTGGCTGGCCCCGCCGGGCAACGCGACCGCCGTCGCCTTGGCGGGTTCCGGTCACCTGGTCGGCAGGCAGGCGATCGTCCGGTTCCTGGCGGAGGACTTCCGGAAGGTGTTCGTCTCGGACGTCGCCATCGAGTTCCACGGCTTCCATCCGGCCGGCGACACTGTGGTGGTCGAGGAGACCATGACCGCGACGCTGGCGGACGGCGGCAGGTATCACAACGACTACTGCTTCGTTTTCGTGCTGCGTCAAGACCGGATCCACCGCGTACGCGAGTACATGGACACGGCACGTGGGCATCGGCAACTGGGTGGGACGAAGCCTCCGGCGGAGTAG
- the rpsN gene encoding 30S ribosomal protein S14, translating to MAKKSKIAKNEQRKVIAARYVERRRELKATIASPSASSEEKAAAVSALQAMPRDASATRIRNRDTADGRPRGYLRKFGLSRVRMRQMAHNGELPGVTKSSW from the coding sequence ATGGCCAAGAAGTCGAAGATCGCCAAGAACGAGCAGCGCAAGGTGATCGCGGCGCGCTACGTCGAACGCCGCCGTGAGCTGAAGGCCACCATCGCTTCGCCGTCCGCGTCGTCCGAGGAGAAGGCGGCCGCGGTGTCGGCCCTGCAGGCGATGCCGCGCGACGCCAGCGCGACCCGGATCCGCAATCGCGACACCGCCGACGGCCGCCCGCGCGGCTACCTGCGGAAGTTCGGGCTCTCGCGGGTCCGGATGCGGCAGATGGCGCACAACGGCGAACTGCCCGGCGTCACGAAGTCGAGCTGGTGA
- a CDS encoding AMP-binding protein, whose translation MSASEAHRTFREARDYLQTHREDYETAYRDFTWPRPAEFNWALDWFDVVAADPANQDRYALWIVEETGIENRWTYPEMARRSNQVANWLRSLGVTRGDRLILMLGNQGELWQTILAAIKLGAVIIPASTLLGPADLADRVERGAAKHVVIRSADAHKFENVDGDYTRIAVGEPVEGWQSFVDAYEEADAFTPDGPTAADDPLLLYFTSGTTAKPKLVQHTQVSYPVGHLSTMYWIGLEPGDVHLNISSPGWAKHAWSNVFAPWNAEATVFLYNYARFDAVSLMAQMERCGITSFCAPPTVWRMLIQADLTVLKTPPSKVVGAGEPLNPEVIDQVEKAWGVTIRDGFGQTESSVQIANTPGQDVVPGSMGRPLPGFTVALVDPVTGERAQEGEICLDLDKRPVGLMTGYADDDERSAAAFANGFYHTGDVGSVDERGYITYVGRTDDVFKASDYRISPFELESVLLEHDAVAEAAVVPAPDPIRLAVPKAYVVLTNGHEPTAETAVSILAFCREHLAPYKRIRRLEFAELPKTISGKIRRVELRGRENDAAERPAGEFREEDFPQLKG comes from the coding sequence GTGAGCGCTTCGGAGGCACACCGCACGTTCCGCGAGGCACGGGACTACCTGCAGACCCATCGCGAGGACTACGAAACCGCGTATCGCGACTTCACCTGGCCCCGGCCCGCCGAGTTCAACTGGGCGCTGGACTGGTTCGACGTCGTCGCGGCCGATCCGGCCAATCAGGACCGGTACGCGCTGTGGATCGTCGAAGAGACCGGCATCGAGAACCGCTGGACCTACCCGGAGATGGCGCGCCGGTCCAACCAGGTCGCGAACTGGCTGCGTTCGCTCGGCGTCACCAGGGGCGACCGGCTGATCCTCATGCTGGGCAACCAGGGCGAGCTGTGGCAGACCATCCTCGCCGCGATCAAACTGGGCGCGGTCATCATCCCGGCCTCGACCCTGCTCGGTCCGGCGGACCTCGCCGACCGGGTCGAGCGGGGCGCGGCGAAACACGTGGTGATCCGCTCCGCCGACGCGCACAAGTTCGAGAACGTCGACGGCGACTACACCCGGATCGCCGTGGGCGAACCGGTCGAGGGCTGGCAGTCCTTCGTGGACGCCTACGAGGAAGCGGATGCCTTCACGCCCGACGGCCCGACGGCGGCGGACGACCCGCTCTTGCTGTACTTCACTTCGGGTACCACCGCGAAGCCGAAACTGGTGCAGCACACCCAGGTCTCGTATCCGGTCGGCCATCTGTCCACAATGTACTGGATCGGCCTCGAACCCGGAGATGTCCACCTGAACATCTCCTCGCCGGGCTGGGCGAAGCACGCGTGGAGCAACGTTTTCGCGCCGTGGAACGCCGAGGCGACGGTGTTCCTCTACAACTACGCGCGCTTCGACGCGGTCTCCCTGATGGCGCAGATGGAGCGGTGTGGCATCACCAGCTTCTGCGCCCCGCCGACGGTGTGGCGGATGCTCATCCAGGCGGATCTGACCGTGCTGAAGACGCCGCCGTCCAAGGTCGTCGGCGCCGGCGAACCGCTCAATCCCGAAGTGATCGACCAGGTCGAAAAGGCTTGGGGCGTCACGATTCGCGACGGTTTCGGGCAGACCGAGAGCAGCGTGCAGATCGCCAACACCCCCGGACAGGACGTCGTGCCGGGATCGATGGGCCGACCGCTGCCCGGCTTCACCGTCGCGCTCGTGGATCCCGTCACCGGTGAGCGCGCGCAGGAGGGCGAGATCTGCCTCGACCTCGACAAACGCCCCGTCGGACTGATGACCGGCTACGCGGACGACGACGAGCGCTCCGCCGCGGCCTTCGCGAACGGCTTCTACCACACCGGTGACGTCGGCTCGGTCGACGAACGCGGCTACATCACCTACGTGGGCCGCACGGACGACGTCTTCAAGGCGTCGGACTACCGGATCTCGCCGTTCGAGCTGGAAAGTGTCCTGCTGGAACACGACGCGGTCGCCGAAGCGGCCGTGGTCCCGGCTCCCGACCCGATCCGGCTCGCGGTGCCGAAGGCGTACGTCGTCCTCACGAACGGTCACGAGCCCACCGCCGAGACCGCGGTGTCCATCCTGGCCTTCTGCCGCGAGCATCTCGCGCCGTACAAGCGGATCCGGCGACTGGAGTTCGCGGAGTTGCCGAAGACGATCTCCGGGAAGATCCGGCGGGTCGAACTGCGGGGCCGCGAGAACGACGCGGCCGAGCGGCCGGCGGGGGAGTTCCGCGAGGAAGACTTCCCGCAGCTGAAAGGCTGA
- the rpmG gene encoding 50S ribosomal protein L33, producing MAKSTDIRPIIKLRSTAGTGYTYVTKKNRRNDPDRMVLRKYDPVARKHVEFKEER from the coding sequence ATGGCCAAGAGCACCGACATCCGGCCGATCATCAAGCTCCGCTCGACCGCGGGCACCGGCTACACGTACGTCACGAAGAAGAACCGCCGGAACGACCCGGACCGCATGGTGCTGCGCAAGTACGACCCGGTCGCGCGCAAGCACGTCGAATTCAAGGAGGAGCGCTGA
- a CDS encoding type B 50S ribosomal protein L31 gives MKPGIHPDYHPVVFKDLSTGDAFLTRSTATSEQTIEWSDGNTYPVVNVEISSWSHPFWTGNQRIMDSAGQVEKFHRRYGRRGGAK, from the coding sequence GTGAAACCGGGAATCCACCCCGACTACCACCCCGTGGTGTTCAAGGACCTCTCCACCGGGGACGCCTTCCTGACGCGCTCCACCGCGACGTCGGAGCAGACCATCGAGTGGAGCGACGGCAACACCTATCCGGTGGTGAACGTCGAGATCAGCTCGTGGTCGCATCCGTTCTGGACCGGCAACCAGCGGATCATGGACAGCGCGGGCCAGGTCGAGAAGTTCCACCGTCGCTACGGCCGCCGCGGAGGTGCGAAGTAA
- the cobA gene encoding uroporphyrinogen-III C-methyltransferase yields the protein MDDPHYLSGLDLAGRRVVMIGGGTVAQRRLPRLIGAGARVELVSPHTTPSVSAMADAGEIVWHERRYTDGDLTDAWYALACTNDPEVNAAICAEAERARVFCVRADDGERGSAVTPASGRHGGLLVGVLSGGEPLRSATVRDSILDGLRAGTVADGRVPDARDELPGVALVGGGPGDPELITVRGRRLLARADVVVADRLAPRELLDELSPHVEIVDAAKIPYGRAASQDVINSTLIDRAKAGKFVVRLKGGDPYLFGRGFEEVLACAEAGIPVTMVPGITSAFSVPAAADVPVTHRGVAHEVVVVSGHVAPGDEKSLVDWDLLAKMRGTIVLMMGVERLPLFTKALLEGRPGDTPVAIVEDGTMRTQRVLRSTLDTVVEDAAAAGVRPPAVIVFGPVAGLAQPSEV from the coding sequence ATGGATGACCCGCATTACCTCTCCGGCCTCGACCTGGCAGGCCGTCGTGTCGTGATGATCGGCGGCGGGACGGTCGCCCAGCGCCGTCTGCCGCGGTTGATCGGCGCTGGCGCGCGGGTCGAACTGGTCTCGCCGCACACCACTCCTTCGGTGAGCGCGATGGCCGACGCCGGGGAGATCGTCTGGCACGAGCGCCGCTACACCGACGGCGACCTCACCGACGCCTGGTACGCGCTGGCGTGCACGAACGACCCCGAGGTCAACGCCGCCATCTGTGCCGAGGCCGAACGGGCGCGGGTGTTCTGCGTCCGCGCCGACGACGGAGAACGCGGCAGCGCGGTCACCCCGGCCTCGGGCAGGCACGGCGGGCTGCTGGTCGGCGTCCTCTCCGGCGGCGAGCCGCTGCGGTCGGCCACGGTCCGGGACAGCATCCTCGACGGCCTTCGCGCCGGCACCGTGGCCGACGGCCGCGTGCCCGACGCTCGTGACGAGCTCCCCGGCGTCGCGCTGGTGGGCGGTGGCCCCGGCGACCCGGAGCTGATCACCGTCCGCGGCCGTCGCCTCCTCGCCAGGGCCGACGTCGTCGTCGCCGACCGGCTGGCCCCGCGAGAACTGCTCGACGAACTCTCACCTCACGTCGAGATCGTCGACGCCGCGAAGATCCCGTACGGCCGCGCGGCCAGCCAGGACGTGATCAACTCGACACTGATCGACCGGGCCAAGGCGGGCAAGTTCGTCGTGCGGCTCAAGGGCGGCGACCCGTACCTGTTCGGCCGCGGGTTCGAGGAAGTCCTCGCCTGCGCCGAAGCGGGCATCCCGGTGACGATGGTCCCCGGCATCACGAGCGCGTTCTCCGTGCCCGCCGCCGCGGACGTCCCGGTGACCCACCGCGGTGTCGCCCACGAGGTCGTGGTGGTGTCCGGTCATGTCGCGCCGGGCGACGAGAAGTCGCTGGTGGACTGGGATCTGCTGGCGAAGATGCGCGGCACGATCGTGCTGATGATGGGAGTCGAACGCCTGCCGCTGTTCACGAAGGCGCTGCTGGAGGGGCGGCCCGGGGACACGCCGGTGGCGATCGTCGAGGACGGCACGATGCGCACCCAGCGGGTTCTTCGCTCCACTTTGGACACTGTGGTCGAGGACGCCGCGGCGGCCGGGGTGCGGCCGCCCGCGGTGATCGTCTTCGGTCCGGTGGCGGGGCTCGCTCAGCCGTCCGAGGTGTAG
- the mrf gene encoding ribosome hibernation factor-recruiting GTPase MRF, with protein sequence MTDNPRVPLVLISGLAPGPNADLAERLRLAEPGTAVVHHDLRQIHSGVVRRRIRLGDRDQLTVLELAHGCVSCTLREDLLPLLRKLSQMPQVRRIVVRLDEAMEPEPVSWALRNVLVGERPVIEDVDLQAVLAVVDCAGWLADSTGDDTLAERNLLASPEDERTVAQVALAQVEFADLLVLAGAATDAWSAAKASAVLDRVAPSIPRVELSAVDGKTVLDAVPAGARRGEVTDMHGPLLRGEPPVHTDCGIGLLTFTSQRPFHPERLHDAIDVLLDGVVRSRGRLWVASQPDMALWIESAGGGLGIGHAGAWLAAPDGPDWADVSPERRTLASLRWDPLFGDRAQELVVVTDQATPDEVEAALNGALLTDEELAAGEQEWLRYPDPFGEWHEEPCEDTETDPEKHDVNMSNRKDETQ encoded by the coding sequence GTGACCGACAACCCCCGCGTGCCCCTCGTCCTGATCAGTGGCCTCGCACCGGGACCGAACGCCGACCTCGCCGAGCGGCTGCGCCTCGCCGAGCCCGGCACCGCCGTCGTGCACCACGACCTGAGGCAGATCCACTCCGGCGTGGTCCGACGGCGGATCCGGCTCGGCGACCGCGACCAGCTGACGGTCCTCGAACTCGCGCACGGCTGCGTCTCCTGCACGCTGCGCGAAGACCTCCTGCCGTTGCTGCGCAAGCTTTCGCAGATGCCGCAGGTGCGGCGCATCGTGGTCCGGCTCGACGAGGCCATGGAGCCCGAACCGGTCAGCTGGGCGCTGCGCAACGTCCTCGTCGGCGAGCGGCCGGTGATCGAGGACGTCGACCTCCAGGCCGTACTGGCCGTCGTCGACTGCGCCGGCTGGCTGGCCGACAGCACCGGAGACGACACGCTGGCCGAGCGGAACCTGCTGGCGAGCCCGGAGGACGAGCGCACCGTCGCCCAGGTCGCGCTGGCCCAGGTCGAGTTCGCCGACCTGCTCGTGCTGGCGGGCGCGGCGACCGACGCCTGGTCCGCGGCGAAGGCGTCGGCCGTGCTCGACCGGGTCGCCCCGTCGATCCCCCGCGTCGAACTGTCCGCCGTGGACGGCAAGACCGTGCTCGACGCCGTCCCGGCCGGAGCCCGGCGCGGCGAGGTCACCGACATGCACGGCCCGCTGCTGCGCGGCGAACCGCCGGTGCACACCGACTGCGGGATCGGGCTGCTCACCTTCACCTCGCAGCGCCCGTTCCACCCGGAGCGCCTCCACGACGCGATCGACGTCCTGCTCGACGGCGTCGTCCGGAGCCGGGGCCGGCTCTGGGTGGCGAGCCAGCCGGACATGGCGCTCTGGATCGAGTCTGCGGGCGGTGGCCTCGGGATCGGGCACGCCGGGGCGTGGCTCGCCGCTCCCGACGGGCCGGACTGGGCCGACGTCTCCCCGGAACGCCGCACGCTCGCCTCCCTGCGCTGGGACCCGCTGTTCGGCGACCGCGCGCAGGAACTGGTCGTCGTCACCGACCAGGCCACGCCCGACGAGGTCGAAGCCGCCCTCAACGGCGCGCTGCTGACCGACGAAGAACTCGCCGCCGGGGAACAGGAGTGGCTCCGCTACCCGGATCCGTTCGGCGAGTGGCACGAAGAACCGTGTGAGGACACGGAAACCGACCCTGAGAAGCACGACGTGAACATGTCGAACCGAAAGGACGAAACGCAGTGA
- the rpmF gene encoding 50S ribosomal protein L32, producing MAVPKRKMSRSNTRSRRSQWKAAVPDLVPIKVNGETKLVPRKLMKHFHEGGK from the coding sequence ATGGCCGTCCCGAAGCGGAAGATGTCGCGCAGCAACACCCGGTCCCGGCGCTCGCAGTGGAAGGCGGCCGTGCCCGATCTGGTGCCGATCAAGGTGAACGGGGAGACGAAACTCGTGCCGCGCAAGCTGATGAAACACTTCCACGAGGGTGGGAAGTGA